A window of Hordeum vulgare subsp. vulgare unplaced genomic scaffold, MorexV3_pseudomolecules_assembly, whole genome shotgun sequence genomic DNA:
ATGGAAGTTTGGGCTTTAGAAGGATTTGGTGTTGCTCATATTTTACAAGAGATACTTACTTATAAATCTGACCATCTTATAGCTCGCCAAGAAATACTTAATGCTACGATCTGGGGAAAAAGAATACCTAATCATGAGGATCCTCCAGAATCTTTTCGAGTGCTCGTTCGAGAACTACGATCTTTGGCTCTAGAACTGAATCATTTCCTTGTATCTGAAAAGAACTTCCAGGTTAATAGGGAGGAAGTTTGATCGGAATAAATATAAATTCTTTTCTTATTTCTATTTTATGATTGACCAATATAAACATCAACAACTTCAAATTGGACTCGTTTCCCCTCAACAAATAAAGGCTTGGGCTAACAAAAACCTACCTAATGGAGAAGCCGTTGGCGAAGTCACAAGGCCCTCTACTTTTCATTATAAAACCGATAAACCAGAAAAAGATGGATTGTTTTGCGAAAGAATCTTTGGACCCATAAAAAGCGGGATTTGCGGTTGTGGCAATTCTCGAGCGAGCGGAGCTGAAAACGAAGACGAAAGATTTTGCCAAAAATGCGGGGTAGAATTTGTGGATTCTCGGATACGAAGATATCAAATGGGATACATCAAACTCGCATGTCCCGTGACTCATGTGTGGTATTTGAAAGGTCTTCCTAGTTATATCGCGAATCTTTTAGATAAACCTCTTAAGAAGTTGGAGGGCCTAGTATACGGCGATTTCTCTTTTGCTAGGCCCAGCACTAAAAAACCCACTTTTTTACGATTACGAGGTTTATTCGAAGAGGAAATTGCATCCTGTAACCACAGcatttctccctttttttctacCCCAGGCTTTGCAACATTTCGAAATCGGGAAATTGCGACAGGAGCAGGTGCTATTAGAGAACAATTAGCAGATTTGGATTTGCGAATTATTATAGAGAATTCTTTGGTCGAATGGAAGGAATTAGAAGACGAGGGGTATAGTGGAGATGAGTGGGAAGATAGAAAAAGACGAATAAGAAAAGTTTTTTTGATTAGACGCATGCAATTGGCgaaacattttattcaaacaaaTGTAGAACCAGAATGGATGGTTTTGTGCTTATTACCGGTTCTTCCTCCCGAATTGAGACCTATTGTTTATAGGTCTGGAGATAAAGTAGTGACTTCAGACATTAATGAACTTTATAAGAGAGTTATCCGTCGGAACAACAATCTTGCCTATCTATTAAAAAGAAGTGAATTAGCGCCAGCAGATTTAGTAATGTGCCAGGAAAAATTGGTACAAGAAGCCGTGGATACACTTCTTGATAGTGGGTCCCGCGGGCAACCGACGAGGGATGGTCACAATAAAGTATACAAATCACTTTCAGATGTAATTGAAGGTAAAGAGGGAAGGTTTCGCGAGACTCTGCTTGGGAAACGGGTCGATTACTCGGGGCGTTCTGTCATTGTTGTGGGTCCTTCGCTTTCATTACATCAATGTGGATTACCTCTAGAGATAGCAATAAAGCTTTTTCAGCTATTTGTAATTCGCGATTTAATCACGAAACGCGCCACTTCTAATGTCAGGATTGCTAAAAGGAAAATTTGGGAAAAGGAACCCATTGTATGGGAAATACTTCAAGAAGTTATGCGGGGACATCCTGTACTGTTAAATAGAGCACCTACTCTGCATAGATTAGGCATACAGGCCTTTCAACCCACTTTAGTAGAGGGGCGTACTATTTCTTTACACCCATTAGTGTGTAAGGGTTTCAATGCAGACTTTGATGGAGATCAAATGGCTGTTCATCTACCTTTATCCTTGGAAGCTCAGGCGGAAGCCCGTTTACTTATGTTTTCTCATATGAATCTCTTATCTCCTGCTATTGGGGATCCTATTTGCGTACCAACCCAAGACATGCTTATCGGGCTTTATGTATTAACAATTGGAAAGCGTCGAGGTATTTGTGCAAATAGATATAATAGTTTCAGAAACTATCCAAATTTAAAAGTCAATTACAATAATAATAATTCTAAGTATAGGAAAGATAAAGAACCCCATTTTTCTAGTTCTTATGATGCACTGGGAGCTTATAGACAAAAACTAATCAGTTTAGATAGTCCCTTGTGGCTACGATGGAACCTGGATCAACGCGTCATTGGGTCAAGAGAAGTTCCGATTGAAATTCAATATGAATCTTTGGGGACTTATCATGAGATTTATGCTCACTATCTAATAAtgggaaatagaaaaaaagaaattCGTTCGATATACATTCGAACCACTCTTGGTCATATTTCTTTTTATAGAGAAATAGAGGAAGCCGTACAAGGATTTAGTCAGGCCTATTCATACACTACCTAAACAAGAAAGTTAGATTCGGCGATGCCCCTCCCCTTTGCTTTCGGGGGGCATTCCGATTTCCCTAGTATCATCATTATTTGCCACGCGAATCCAGATTGAGATTGAGGCAATTAAGTTAATTAAATTTTCGAATCACTGACTCAGGCCCATTGTCGAATCCTACTCAGCAATTGTCGAATCCTACTCAGCCGAAAAGGGGGTACTTATGTATGGCGGAACGGGCCAATCTGGTCTTTCATAATAAAGAGATAGACGGAACTGGTATGAAACGACTTATTAGCAGattaatagatcattttggaatGGGATATACATCCCATATACTGGATCAACTAAAGACTCTGGGCTTCTATCAAGCCACTACTACATCGATTTCGTTAGGAATCGAGGATCTTTTAACAATACCCTCTAAGGGATGGTTAGTCCAAGACGCGGAACAACAGAGTTTTCTTTTGGAGAAACACTATTATTATGGGGCTGTACACGCGGTAGAAAAATTACGCCAATCTGTTGAGATATGGTATGCGACAAGTGAATATTTGAAACAAGAAATGAATTCAAATTTTCGGATAACGGATCCTTCTAATCCAGTCTATCTAATGTCTTTTTCAGGAGCCAGAGGAAATGCATCTCAAGTACACCAATTAGTAGGTATGAGAGGATTAATGTCGGACCCTCAAGGACAAATGATTGATTTACCTATTCAAAGCAATTTACGCGAGGGACTTTCTTTGACAGAATATATAATTTCCTGCTATGGAGCCCGCAAAGGGGTTGTAGATACTGCTGTACGAACAGCAGATGCTGGATATCTTACACGTAGACTTGTTGAAGTAGTTCAACATATTATTGTGCGTAGAAGAGATTGTGGTACTATCCGAGGTATTTCTGTAAGTCCTCAAAATGGGATGACGGAAAAACTTTTTGTCCAAACACTAATTGGTCGTGTATTAGCAGACGATATATATATCGGTTCACGATGCATTGCCGCGCGAAATCAAGATATTGGAATTGGATTAGTCAATCGATTCATAACTGCCTTTCGAGCACAACCATTTCGAGCACAACCAATATATATTAGAACCCCCTTTACTTGCCGAAGCACTTCTTGGATCTGTCAATTATGCTATGGCCGGAGTCCTACTCATAGTGATCTGGTGGAATTGGGAGAAGCCGTAGGTATTATTGCGGGTCAATCAATTGGGGAGCCAGGGACTCAACTAACATTAAGAACTTTTCATACTGGCGGAGTATTCACAGGGGGTACTGCCGACCTTGTACGATCCCCTTCGAATGGAAAAATCCAATTCAATGAGAATTTGGTTCACCCCACACGTACCCGTCATGGACAGCCTGCTTTTCTATGTTATATAGACTTGCATGTAACTATTCAGAGTCAAGATATTCTATATAGTGTGAATATTCCCTCAAAAAGCTTGATTCTAGTGCAAAATGATCAATATGTAAAATCTGAACAAGTAATTGCGGAGATTCGTGCCGGAACGTCCACTTTACATTTTAAAGAAAGGGTACAAAAGCATATTTATTCTGAATCAGACGGCGAAATGCACTGGAGTACTGATGTTTACCATGCGCCCGAATATCAATATGGTAATCTTCGTCGATTACCAAAAACAAGCCATTTATGGATATTATCCGTAAGTATGTGCAGATCCAGTATAGCGTCTTTTTCACTCCACAAGGATCAAGATCAAATGAATACTTATGGTAAAAAAGATAGGGAAATTCTTGATTATTCAACGTCGGATCGAATCATGTCCAATGGCCATTGGAATTTGATCTATCCTTCTATTTTTCAAGATAATTCAGATTTGTTGGCGAAAAAGCGAAGAAATAGGTTCGTCATTCCATTACAATATCATCAAGAACAAGAGAAAGAACTAATATCCTGTTTTGGGATTTCGATTGAAATCCCCTTTATGGGTGTTTTACGTAGAAATACTATTTTTGCTTATTTTGACGATCCCCGATACAGAAAAGATAAAAAGGGTTCAGGAATTGTTAAATTTAGATATAGGACCCTAGAAGAAGAATATAGGACTCGAGCGGAAGACTCAGAAGAGGAATATGAGACCCTAGAACACGAATACAGGACCCGAGAGGACGAATATGAAACCCTAGAAGAATCTAAATATGGAATCCTAGAAGACGAATACGAATATGAAACCCTAGAAAACGAATATGGGAGCCCAGAAAACAAATATGGGAACCCAGAGAACGAATATAGGACTTTAGAGAAAGACTCAGAAGAGGAATATGGGAACCCAGAGAGCAAATATAGGACCCAAGAGGACGAATATGGAACtttagaagaagactcagaagacGAATATGGCAGCCCCGGGGAAAGCGGCGAGGAAAAATATGGTACTTTAGAGGAAGActcagaagaagactcagaggacGAATACGAGAGCCCAGAGGAAGATTCCATCTTAAAAAAAGAGGGTTTGATTGAGCATCGAGGAACAAAAGAATTTagtctaaaataccaaaaagaagtaGATCGGTTTTTTTTCATTCTTCAAGAACTTCATATCTTGCCGAGATCTTCATCCCTAAAGATACTTGACAATAGTATTATTGGAGTGGATACACAACTCACAAAAAATACAAGAAGTGGACTAGGCGGACTGGTCCGAGTGAAGAGAAAAAAAAGCCATACGGAACTCAAAATATTTTCCGGAGATATTCATTTTCCTGAAGAGGCAGATAAGATATTAGGTGGGTGTTTGATACCGCCAGAAAGACAAAAAAAAGATTCTAAGgaatcaaaaaaaaagaaaaattgggTCTATGTTCAACGGAAAAAAATTCTCAAGAGCAAGGAAAAGTATTTTGTTTCCGTTCGCCCTACAGTGGCATATGAAATGGACGAAGGAAGAAATTTAGCAACACTTTTCCCGCAGGATCTCTTGCAAGAAGAAAATAATCTCCAAATTCGACTTGTCAATTTTATTTATCATGAAAATAGCAAGTTAACTCAAAGAATTTATCACACAAATAGTCAATTTGTTAGAACTTGCTTAGTAGTGAATTgggaacaagaagaaaaagaaaaggctgGTGCTTCCCTTGTTGAGGTAAGAGCAAATGATCTTATTCGCGATTTCCTAAGAATTGAGTTAGTCAAGTCCACTATTTCGTATACACGAAAAAGGTATGATAGGACAAGTGGAGGACCGACTCCCCATAATAGGTTAGATCGCGCCAATAGCAATTCTTTTTATTCCAAGGCGAAGATTGAATCACTTAGCCAACATCAAGAAGCTATTGGCACTTTGTTGAATCGAAATAAAGAATACCAATCTTTGATGATTTTGTCGGCATCCAACTGTTCTCGAATTGGTTTATTCAAGAATTCAAAACATCCCAATGCGATAAAAGAATGGAATCCTAGAATTCCTATTCTAGAAATTTTTGGGCCCTTAGGGGCTATTGTAGCTAGTATATCGCATTTTTCTTCATCTTACTATTTACTAACGCATAATAAAATCCTGCTAAAAAAATATTTGTTCGTTGACAATTTGAAACAAACCTTCCAAGTACTTCAAGAACTTAAATACTctttaatagatgaaaataaaagGATTTCCAATTTCGATAGTAACATAATGTTGGATCCATTCCTTTTGAATTGTCACTTTGTCCATCATGATTCTTGGGAAGAGACATTGGCAATAATTCACCTTGGACAATTTATTTGTGAAAATGTATGTCTATTTAAATCGCACATAAAAAAATCTGGTCAAATTTTCAGTGTAAATATGGATTCCTTTGTTATAAGAGCAGCTAAACCTTATTTGGCCACTACAGGAGCAACTGTTAATGGTCATTATGGAGAAATCCTTTACAAGGGAGATAGGTTAGTTacgtttatatatgaaaaatcgaGATCTAGTGACATAACGCAAGGTCTTCCAAAAGTGGAACAAATCTTTGAAGCGCGTTCAATTGATTCATTATCCCCCAATCTCGAAAGGAGAATTGAGGATTGGAATGAGCGTATACCAAGAATTCTTGGGGTCCCTTGGGGATTCTTGATTGGAGCTGAGCTAACCATAGCCCAAAGTCGTATTTCTTTGGTTAATAAAatccaaaaggtttatcgatcccaAGGGGTACAGATCCATAATAGACATATAGAGATTATTATACGCCAAGTAACATCAAAAGTGCGGGTTTCCGAAGATGGAATGTCTAATGTTTTTTCGCCTGGGGAATTAATCGGACTATTGCGAGCGGAACGAGCAGGGCGAGCTTTGGATGAATCGATCTATTATCGGGCAATCTTATTGGGAATAACAAGGGCTTCCCTGAATACCCAAAGTTTCATATCTGAAGCAAGTTTTCAAGAAACTGCTCGAGTTTTAGCAAAAGCTGCCCTACGAGGTCGCATTGATTGGTTGAAAGGCTTGAAAGAAAACGTAGTTCTGGGGGGGATTATACCTGTTGGTACCGGATTCCAAAAATTTGTGCATCGTTCCCCACAAGACAAGAACCTTTATttcgaaataaaaaaaaaaaatctattcGCGTCGGAAATGAGAGATTTTTTGTTTCTCCATACAGAATTAGTTTCTTCAGATTCTGACGTAACAAACAATTTTTATGAGACATAAAAACCCCCATTTAACATTTAACCCTAAGgatacataaaacatattttttacTTTACTAGACTTTTGAACTTAGAACACTAACAGGTTAAATTTtagatttttaagatttttatttTAATAAGTAAAACAAGTCAGTTAATTCATTAAATTAAGGTTTTGTTTATACCATGTATCAATGTATCAATGGCCAACTCTTAGTACAAGGTTCTCTCAGaacaattattattttatttatttcaagCTATTTCGGATCTTTCTTAATcttcaaaaagaaataaattccgtAATGGAATGTTAGGatgaaaaaaaaaggaagtgtgGAAAAAATGACAAGAAGATATTGGAACATTAATTTGAAAGAGATGATAGAAGCAGGAGTTCATTTTGGTCATGGTATTAAGAAATGGAATCCTAAAATGGCCCCTTACATTTCGGCAAAGCGTAAAGGTACTCATATTATAAATCTCGCTAGAACGGCCCGTTTTTTATCAGAAGCTTGTGATTTAGTTTTTGATGCAGCAAGTCAGGGAAAAAGTTTCTTAATTGTTGGTACCAAAAAAAGAGCAACAGATTTAGTAGCATCAGCTGCAATAAGGGCTCGTTGTCATTATGTTAATAAAAAGTGGTTCAGTGGTATGTTAACGAATTGGTCGATTACGAAAACTAGACTTTCTCAATTTAGAGACTTAAGAGCGGAAGAAAAAATGGGAAAATTCCACCATCTCCCAAAAAGAGATGTGGCAATCTTG
This region includes:
- the LOC123420284 gene encoding DNA-directed RNA polymerase subunit beta'', which codes for MAERANLVFHNKEIDGTGMKRLISRLIDHFGMGYTSHILDQLKTLGFYQATTTSISLGIEDLLTIPSKGWLVQDAEQQSFLLEKHYYYGAVHAVEKLRQSVEIWYATSEYLKQEMNSNFRITDPSNPVYLMSFSGARGNASQVHQLVGMRGLMSDPQGQMIDLPIQSNLREGLSLTEYIISCYGARKGVVDTAVRTADAGYLTRRLVEVVQHIIVRRRDCGTIRGISVSPQNGMTEKLFVQTLIGRVLADDIYIGSRCIAARNQDIGIGLVNRFITAFRAQPFRAQPIYIRTPFTCRSTSWICQLCYGRSPTHSDLVELGEAVGIIAGQSIGEPGTQLTLRTFHTGGVFTGGTADLVRSPSNGKIQFNENLVHPTRTRHGQPAFLCYIDLHVTIQSQDILYSVNIPSKSLILVQNDQYVKSEQVIAEIRAGTSTLHFKERVQKHIYSESDGEMHWSTDVYHAPEYQYGNLRRLPKTSHLWILSVSMCRSSIASFSLHKDQDQMNTYGKKDREILDYSTSDRIMSNGHWNLIYPSIFQDNSDLLAKKRRNRFVIPLQYHQEQEKELISCFGISIEIPFMGVLRRNTIFAYFDDPRYRKDKKGSGIVKFRYRTLEEEYRTRAEDSEEEYETLEHEYRTREDEYETLEESKYGILEDEYEYETLENEYGSPENKYGNPENEYRTLEKDSEEEYGNPESKYRTQEDEYGTLEEDSEDEYGSPGESGEEKYGTLEEDSEEDSEDEYESPEEDSILKKEGLIEHRGTKEFSLKYQKEVDRFFFILQELHILPRSSSLKILDNSIIGVDTQLTKNTRSGLGGLVRVKRKKSHTELKIFSGDIHFPEEADKILGGCLIPPERQKKDSKESKKKKNWVYVQRKKILKSKEKYFVSVRPTVAYEMDEGRNLATLFPQDLLQEENNLQIRLVNFIYHENSKLTQRIYHTNSQFVRTCLVVNWEQEEKEKAGASLVEVRANDLIRDFLRIELVKSTISYTRKRYDRTSGGPTPHNRLDRANSNSFYSKAKIESLSQHQEAIGTLLNRNKEYQSLMILSASNCSRIGLFKNSKHPNAIKEWNPRIPILEIFGPLGAIVASISHFSSSYYLLTHNKILLKKYLFVDNLKQTFQVLQELKYSLIDENKRISNFDSNIMLDPFLLNCHFVHHDSWEETLAIIHLGQFICENVCLFKSHIKKSGQIFSVNMDSFVIRAAKPYLATTGATVNGHYGEILYKGDRLVTFIYEKSRSSDITQGLPKVEQIFEARSIDSLSPNLERRIEDWNERIPRILGVPWGFLIGAELTIAQSRISLVNKIQKVYRSQGVQIHNRHIEIIIRQVTSKVRVSEDGMSNVFSPGELIGLLRAERAGRALDESIYYRAILLGITRASLNTQSFISEASFQETARVLAKAALRGRIDWLKGLKENVVLGGIIPVGTGFQKFVHRSPQDKNLYFEIKKKNLFASEMRDFLFLHTELVSSDSDVTNNFYET